In a single window of the Serratia quinivorans genome:
- the xerD_2 gene encoding Tyrosine recombinase XerD, with protein sequence MIKSQQHRKHLTRGEVGRLLLQAAAGRAPERDTCLIWMGFIHGCRVSELTGLRLADLDMDDGCLYISRLKNGLSTTHPLETTEKRLLQRWLEKRQFCRNLDDQDWLFLSQKGYRLSRQRIFRMLREYGRRAGLEVEAHPHMLRHACGYALADNGADTRVIQDYLGHRNIQHTVLYTAANAGRFRDLWEEKRQKNVTL encoded by the coding sequence GTGATCAAATCACAACAGCACCGCAAACACCTCACCCGGGGGGAAGTCGGGCGTCTGCTGCTGCAAGCCGCCGCCGGCCGGGCGCCCGAGCGTGACACCTGCCTGATTTGGATGGGCTTCATTCATGGTTGTCGCGTCAGCGAACTCACCGGGCTGCGCCTCGCCGACCTCGACATGGACGACGGCTGCCTTTACATCAGCCGCCTCAAAAACGGCCTGTCCACCACCCACCCGCTGGAAACCACCGAAAAGCGCCTGTTGCAGCGCTGGCTGGAAAAACGCCAATTCTGCCGCAACCTGGACGACCAGGACTGGCTGTTTCTGTCACAAAAGGGCTATCGCCTGTCGCGCCAGCGTATTTTTCGCATGTTGCGTGAGTATGGCCGTCGGGCCGGGCTGGAGGTTGAAGCGCACCCGCACATGTTGCGTCATGCCTGTGGCTATGCGCTGGCGGATAACGGCGCGGATACGCGGGTGATTCAGGATTATCTGGGGCATCGCAACATTCAACACACGGTGCTGTACACCGCCGCCAATGCCGGACGATTCAGGGACTTATGGGAGGAAAAACGCCAAAAAAATGTAACACTTTGA